Proteins encoded within one genomic window of Pigmentiphaga sp. H8:
- a CDS encoding alpha/beta fold hydrolase — translation MSALPKPPPAGFDRPAAALPVVIHADDGYPLGGFVWRGIDVGATTRPVVIVNAATSVKCRYYFRFAQYLHDNGMDVVAYDYRGIGESRPDRLRGFQASWTDWGARDCEAVLRYAAAMWPGRELHLVGHSFGGWAPALAASCSRIGRMVTVGAQFAYWRDYAAAVRWRMAAKWHLAMPLLARACGYFPGRRLGWLEDTPTGVALDWSAPTPRYEDRPSARRVFGGGPLPAATARAGILAISLTDDPFGTVAAIERTLDYFTHSERTHLRIAPEEVGSKAIGHFAFFHSDYQDLLWPLALEWLRDGSLSRPAARLVER, via the coding sequence ATGAGCGCCCTGCCCAAGCCCCCGCCCGCCGGCTTCGACCGGCCCGCCGCCGCGCTGCCCGTCGTCATCCATGCGGACGACGGCTATCCGCTGGGCGGCTTCGTCTGGCGCGGCATCGACGTGGGCGCGACGACGAGGCCGGTGGTGATCGTCAACGCGGCCACCTCGGTCAAGTGCCGCTACTACTTCCGCTTCGCCCAATACCTGCACGACAACGGCATGGACGTCGTCGCCTACGATTACCGGGGCATAGGCGAATCGCGCCCCGACCGCCTGCGCGGCTTCCAGGCAAGCTGGACCGACTGGGGAGCGCGGGACTGCGAGGCCGTGCTGCGCTACGCCGCCGCCATGTGGCCGGGCCGCGAGCTCCATCTCGTCGGGCACAGCTTCGGCGGCTGGGCCCCGGCGCTGGCCGCGTCCTGTTCCCGGATCGGCCGCATGGTCACGGTGGGCGCCCAGTTCGCGTACTGGCGCGACTATGCCGCCGCCGTGCGCTGGCGCATGGCGGCCAAGTGGCATCTGGCCATGCCGCTGCTGGCCCGGGCATGCGGATACTTTCCGGGGCGCAGGCTGGGCTGGCTGGAGGACACGCCCACCGGCGTCGCGCTGGACTGGAGCGCGCCCACGCCGCGCTACGAGGACCGGCCCAGCGCCCGCCGGGTCTTCGGCGGCGGCCCCCTGCCGGCCGCCACGGCGCGGGCCGGCATCCTGGCGATCAGCCTGACCGACGACCCCTTCGGCACGGTGGCGGCCATCGAACGCACCCTGGACTACTTCACGCACAGCGAGCGCACGCACCTGCGCATCGCGCCCGAGGAGGTAGGCAGCAAGGCGATCGGGCACTTCGCGTTTTTCCACAGCGACTACCAGGACCTGCTGTGGCCGCTGGCCCTGGAATGGCTGCGCGACGGGAGCCTGTCGCGTCCGGCCGCGAGGCTGGTGGAGCGCTGA
- a CDS encoding LysR family transcriptional regulator: protein MSDHKRINLQLLTYLDALMRERHVTRAAERVGIGQSAMSSALARLREIFHDPLLVKTSSGMEPTARGVELARKVHEALELIDAATRGTDEFVPEVAEGHFRILASEGVARQFLPGLMARARREAPRLRFTSRPVDIRRTHEYLRDAEGDLVIGYVRQVPQDLHQTVLYPQSIVCIAAAGHAGIRGSLTQEQFLAYPHVVWGTGPVPYPTIEVMVDDILERRGLARDVGLRVPNVLLSADVVAVTDMLAIVPQRIACDAARTLPLQILPLPFDTDRADLSMLWHERVHREPAHIWLRGVMRDVAAQLRQDAAIDGSQ, encoded by the coding sequence ATGTCCGACCACAAGCGAATCAACCTCCAACTGCTGACCTACCTCGATGCCCTGATGCGCGAGCGGCACGTGACGCGCGCGGCCGAGCGGGTGGGCATCGGCCAGTCGGCCATGTCGAGCGCGCTGGCCCGGCTGCGCGAGATCTTCCATGATCCGCTGCTGGTCAAGACCTCGTCGGGCATGGAACCCACCGCGCGGGGCGTGGAGCTGGCCCGCAAGGTACACGAGGCGCTGGAGCTGATCGACGCGGCCACGCGCGGCACCGACGAGTTCGTGCCCGAGGTGGCCGAGGGGCATTTCCGCATCCTGGCCTCCGAGGGCGTGGCGCGCCAGTTCCTGCCCGGCCTGATGGCCCGCGCCCGGCGCGAGGCGCCGCGGCTGCGCTTTACCTCGCGGCCGGTGGACATCCGCCGCACCCACGAATACCTGCGCGACGCCGAGGGCGATCTCGTCATCGGCTATGTCCGGCAGGTGCCGCAGGACCTGCACCAGACCGTGCTGTATCCGCAAAGCATCGTCTGTATCGCGGCGGCCGGCCACGCCGGCATCCGGGGGTCGCTCACGCAGGAACAGTTCCTGGCCTATCCGCACGTGGTGTGGGGGACGGGGCCGGTACCCTATCCGACCATCGAGGTCATGGTGGACGACATCCTGGAGCGGCGCGGCCTGGCCCGCGACGTCGGGCTGCGGGTGCCCAACGTGCTGCTGTCGGCCGACGTGGTGGCGGTGACCGACATGCTGGCCATCGTGCCGCAGCGCATCGCCTGCGACGCGGCGCGCACCCTGCCGCTGCAGATCCTGCCCCTGCCCTTCGACACCGATCGCGCCGACCTGAGCATGCTCTGGCACGAGCGCGTGCACCGCGAGCCCGCGCACATCTGGCTGCGCGGCGTGATGCGCGACGTGGCCGCGCAGCTGCGGCAGGACGCGGCGATCGACGGTTCTCAATAG
- a CDS encoding alpha/beta hydrolase encodes MQDHLISPVDRPWREERLRLAVQGRAVPGIAWLPETSCAGLVLACHGGSGHKESTAVLAIRDRLLPEGYAVAAIDGPVHGERRADGSRDPGAAKADFRAAWREGFARDGMTADWRAFLDALLAWPALTGRPVGYIGVSMGTAYGLPYLAADDRVRAAVLGLWGTSYPASEHLAPAARQLRIPVWFTQQWDDEVFDREGTAGLFDALGSADKRLVAYPGPHLELSGERLDDAAAFLVSRLRAAC; translated from the coding sequence ATGCAAGATCACCTGATTTCTCCTGTGGACCGCCCGTGGCGGGAAGAGCGGCTGCGGCTTGCCGTCCAGGGCCGCGCCGTGCCGGGCATCGCCTGGCTGCCCGAGACCTCCTGTGCCGGGCTGGTCCTGGCCTGTCATGGCGGCAGCGGCCATAAGGAATCGACGGCCGTGCTCGCCATTCGCGACCGCCTGTTGCCCGAGGGCTATGCGGTCGCCGCCATCGACGGTCCGGTGCATGGCGAGCGCCGCGCCGACGGCTCGCGCGATCCGGGCGCGGCGAAGGCCGATTTCCGCGCCGCGTGGCGCGAGGGTTTCGCGCGCGACGGCATGACGGCCGACTGGCGCGCCTTCCTGGATGCCTTGCTGGCGTGGCCGGCGCTGACGGGCCGGCCCGTGGGCTACATCGGCGTTTCCATGGGCACCGCCTACGGGCTGCCCTACCTGGCCGCGGACGACCGGGTGCGCGCCGCCGTGCTGGGGTTGTGGGGCACCTCGTATCCCGCCAGCGAGCACCTGGCGCCGGCCGCGCGGCAACTGCGCATCCCGGTGTGGTTCACCCAGCAGTGGGACGACGAAGTCTTCGACCGCGAGGGCACGGCCGGGTTGTTCGACGCCCTGGGCAGCGCCGACAAGCGGCTGGTGGCCTATCCCGGCCCCCACCTGGAACTTTCGGGCGAGCGGCTGGACGATGCCGCCGCCTTTCTCGTCTCGCGGCTGCGTGCCGCCTGCTAG
- a CDS encoding cupin domain-containing protein, with protein sequence MKTLDVSYEAMGARTARFDDYARAEREGARADAVRALWGGQLVSLMGARNTRGRFAGPRVPSPARACTGYAAWDAGRGSLPYRNPDAMENILCLAGALRVRFGPDLAHEIRLARFDMLSIAADVLHEVSCHGADGAKALMLLNGEPDCAYPAIFPGPLPAAVDARELAALNARVEPGRGREADPDTMAQRVTRFATLVPYKRALNARSAIPAEATEWLTASSVFPLLVPEGHVGRSQDAPLKGGPGLYVAIAECVPDDGPLPHAHFDTQESFFVLDGEWDITWGFEDEYRLPVRACDLVGVPTGAMRAFRNTGKETARLFVIIQGQERMSDTVVYSPTVGEEVNRRFGPEVVEAFRKVNITFDAERA encoded by the coding sequence ATGAAAACCCTGGATGTCTCGTACGAAGCCATGGGCGCCCGCACGGCGCGGTTCGACGACTATGCCCGCGCGGAGCGCGAAGGCGCGCGCGCCGACGCCGTGCGTGCGCTGTGGGGCGGGCAGCTGGTGTCCTTGATGGGCGCCCGCAACACGCGCGGCCGCTTCGCCGGACCCCGCGTACCCAGTCCCGCCCGCGCCTGCACCGGCTATGCGGCATGGGACGCGGGCCGGGGTTCGCTGCCCTACCGCAACCCCGACGCCATGGAGAACATCCTGTGCCTGGCGGGCGCGCTGCGCGTGCGCTTCGGTCCCGACCTGGCGCATGAGATCCGCCTGGCGCGCTTCGACATGCTGTCGATAGCCGCCGACGTGCTGCACGAGGTTTCCTGCCATGGCGCGGACGGTGCCAAGGCGCTGATGCTGCTCAACGGCGAACCCGATTGCGCCTATCCCGCGATATTCCCCGGGCCGTTGCCCGCGGCGGTCGATGCGCGGGAGCTGGCCGCGCTGAATGCGCGGGTCGAGCCGGGGCGCGGACGGGAGGCCGATCCGGATACCATGGCGCAGCGCGTGACCCGCTTCGCCACGCTGGTTCCGTACAAGCGCGCCCTGAACGCGCGCAGCGCCATCCCGGCCGAGGCCACCGAATGGCTGACCGCCAGTTCCGTGTTCCCGCTGCTGGTGCCGGAGGGACACGTCGGCCGCTCGCAGGATGCGCCGCTCAAGGGCGGCCCCGGCCTGTACGTGGCGATCGCCGAATGCGTGCCGGACGACGGGCCGCTGCCGCACGCGCATTTCGACACGCAGGAATCGTTCTTCGTGCTGGATGGCGAATGGGACATCACCTGGGGCTTCGAGGACGAGTACCGCCTGCCGGTGCGCGCCTGCGACCTGGTCGGCGTGCCCACCGGCGCGATGCGCGCCTTCCGCAATACCGGCAAGGAAACCGCGCGGCTGTTCGTCATCATCCAGGGGCAGGAGCGGATGAGCGATACCGTCGTCTATTCCCCCACGGTGGGCGAAGAGGTGAACCGCCGCTTCGGTCCCGAGGTGGTCGAGGCCTTTCGCAAGGTCAACATCACGTTCGACGCCGAGCGCGCCTGA
- a CDS encoding tripartite tricarboxylate transporter substrate binding protein, whose translation MKQGLVGPGRRRHLAVLFAVGLALAAGRADAQPYPAKPIKLIVPYAPGGVTDVSARLVAQKLGELLGQTVYVENKGGGGTRIGASEAARAAPDGYTLLYANSITHGTLPATAASLPFDPVKDFTPIAKLFWYASTIVCHPSVPASTVAELVAYAKAHPGKLSYASAGPGTGNHFSSELFNVMAGVKIVHVPYRGSGPALQDVIAGQVSCTHDGAAKPHVDAGKVKAIATTGIARDPRLPGVPTVDEAGLKGYDMTWWQGLMAPAGTPPGVVERLARATQALARDEAFRAKAYDIGLNVQVEPADVLARQVVQDIAKFRRIAAEANIVLD comes from the coding sequence ATGAAGCAAGGACTTGTCGGGCCGGGCCGCAGGCGGCACCTGGCCGTGTTGTTCGCCGTGGGCCTGGCGCTGGCCGCCGGGCGGGCGGATGCCCAGCCGTATCCGGCCAAGCCCATCAAGCTGATCGTGCCCTATGCGCCAGGCGGCGTGACCGACGTTTCCGCGCGGCTGGTCGCGCAGAAGCTGGGCGAGCTGCTGGGCCAGACGGTGTACGTGGAGAACAAGGGCGGAGGCGGCACCCGCATCGGGGCCTCGGAGGCGGCGCGCGCCGCGCCCGACGGCTACACCCTGCTGTACGCCAACTCGATCACGCACGGCACCCTGCCGGCCACGGCGGCCTCGCTGCCGTTCGACCCGGTCAAGGACTTCACGCCCATCGCGAAGCTGTTCTGGTACGCCAGCACCATCGTCTGCCACCCTTCGGTGCCGGCCAGTACGGTGGCCGAGCTCGTGGCCTACGCCAAGGCCCATCCGGGCAAGCTCAGCTACGCCAGCGCCGGTCCCGGCACGGGCAATCATTTCTCCAGCGAACTGTTCAACGTGATGGCAGGCGTGAAGATCGTGCACGTGCCCTATCGCGGCAGCGGCCCGGCGTTGCAGGACGTGATTGCCGGGCAGGTCAGCTGTACCCATGACGGCGCGGCCAAGCCCCATGTCGATGCGGGCAAGGTCAAGGCCATCGCCACCACCGGGATCGCGCGCGATCCGCGTCTGCCCGGCGTGCCCACGGTGGATGAGGCGGGCCTGAAGGGCTACGACATGACCTGGTGGCAGGGCCTGATGGCGCCGGCCGGCACGCCGCCCGGCGTGGTGGAGCGGCTGGCGCGTGCGACGCAGGCCCTGGCCAGGGACGAGGCCTTTCGCGCCAAGGCCTACGACATCGGCCTGAACGTGCAGGTTGAACCGGCCGACGTCCTGGCCAGGCAGGTCGTGCAGGACATCGCCAAGTTCCGCCGGATCGCGGCCGAGGCCAATATCGTGCTGGATTGA
- a CDS encoding RidA family protein yields the protein MRAIAFPAVADLAAPRGHYSHVATGGGLAFVSGQLPLDAAGDPRADLPLDEQAALALHNVEAALAAAGCGWRDVMKVTVYLAGVEHWPAFDQAYRRVLGDARPARAVVPVPALHYGVRVEVEAVALQPTP from the coding sequence ATGCGCGCCATCGCGTTCCCGGCCGTGGCGGACCTGGCCGCCCCGCGCGGCCATTACTCGCACGTGGCTACGGGCGGCGGCCTGGCCTTCGTATCCGGACAACTGCCGCTGGACGCCGCGGGCGATCCGCGCGCCGACCTGCCGCTGGACGAGCAGGCCGCCCTGGCATTGCACAACGTCGAAGCGGCGCTGGCCGCGGCGGGCTGCGGCTGGCGCGACGTGATGAAGGTCACGGTCTACCTGGCCGGGGTCGAACACTGGCCGGCCTTCGACCAGGCCTATCGCCGGGTGCTGGGCGATGCCCGGCCGGCGCGGGCGGTCGTGCCCGTGCCGGCGCTGCACTACGGCGTGCGAGTGGAAGTCGAGGCAGTGGCCCTGCAGCCCACGCCGTAG
- a CDS encoding alanine racemase, translating to MQLNELETPVLVLDRNRMDRNIARLRERLAPFGVALRPHVKTNKSADVARRLGPAGTPITVSTLKEAEYFLDHGWTDILYAVGIVPSKLPHVERLARRGARLTLILDNAEAAAATSAYARDHGLQLPVLIEIDTDGHRSGVKPEDPILLKIAARLSGREGEGAWVAGVLAHAGDSYNCRSTEAIVAMAEQERAGAVRAARRLREAGHAAPIVSVGSTPTAHFARSLEGVTEVRAGVFVFFDLVMNGLGVCRTDDIALSVLCTVIGHQEEKGWLITDAGWMAMSRDRGTARQPVDQGYGLVCDLEGRPLQDLVMIDANQEHGIVRHRTDPAATPMLPVGTLLRILPNHACATAAQHGAYAVVAGGTGVEAHWPRFGGW from the coding sequence ATGCAACTGAACGAACTCGAAACCCCGGTCCTGGTGCTGGACCGGAACCGGATGGACCGCAACATCGCGCGGCTGCGCGAGCGGCTGGCGCCGTTCGGCGTCGCGCTGCGGCCGCACGTCAAGACCAACAAGTCCGCCGATGTCGCGCGGCGCCTGGGCCCGGCGGGCACGCCCATCACCGTCTCCACGCTGAAGGAAGCCGAATACTTCCTGGACCACGGCTGGACCGACATCCTTTATGCCGTGGGCATCGTGCCGTCCAAACTGCCGCACGTGGAGCGCCTGGCACGGCGGGGCGCCCGGCTGACGCTCATCCTGGACAACGCCGAGGCGGCGGCGGCCACCAGCGCCTATGCGCGCGACCATGGCCTGCAACTGCCCGTGCTGATCGAGATCGATACCGACGGGCACCGGTCCGGCGTCAAGCCCGAGGACCCCATCCTGCTGAAGATCGCCGCCCGCCTGTCCGGACGCGAAGGCGAGGGCGCCTGGGTAGCGGGCGTGCTGGCCCATGCCGGCGATTCCTACAACTGCCGCTCCACCGAGGCCATCGTCGCCATGGCCGAGCAGGAGCGCGCGGGCGCGGTCCGCGCCGCGCGGCGCCTGCGCGAAGCCGGCCACGCGGCGCCGATCGTCAGCGTGGGCAGCACCCCCACCGCGCATTTCGCGCGCTCGCTGGAGGGCGTCACCGAGGTGCGGGCCGGGGTGTTCGTGTTCTTCGACCTGGTCATGAACGGTCTGGGTGTCTGTCGGACCGACGACATCGCCCTGTCCGTGCTGTGCACCGTGATCGGCCATCAAGAGGAAAAGGGCTGGCTGATCACCGACGCGGGCTGGATGGCCATGTCGCGCGACCGCGGCACGGCCAGGCAGCCGGTGGACCAGGGCTATGGCCTGGTGTGCGACCTGGAAGGCCGGCCGCTGCAGGACCTGGTCATGATCGACGCGAACCAGGAACACGGCATCGTCCGCCACCGCACCGACCCCGCCGCCACGCCCATGCTGCCGGTGGGCACCCTGCTGCGCATCCTGCCCAACCACGCCTGCGCCACCGCCGCCCAGCACGGCGCCTATGCCGTCGTGGCCGGCGGAACCGGCGTCGAAGCCCACTGGCCGCGCTTCGGGGGCTGGTGA
- a CDS encoding tripartite tricarboxylate transporter substrate-binding protein, which translates to MKIAAIAAGALFALAATSSACAQAWPEKPVTLIMPFPAGGPSDALGRAVAAKLGPRLGVSVVVENVGGAGGSIGMQKLARAAADGYTIGFGTIGTHAANMIMYRKPLYDARKDFEPLGQVGSAPLLLLVRQSLPVNDFPQFADYLQAHKATMSYGSAGVGSIAHLACLLLLSDMKAEVMHVPYKGVAPAMTGLMGGETDFMCDQTTTSLAQAASGRVRAVAVLTREPFPGLPKVATAQSSGRTAIDFRSWNALFAPRGTPPAIVDKLNAAINDALADPALVKQMRDVGVEFPARADNTPGRLARLVDSEISRLRPILEAKNVYID; encoded by the coding sequence ATGAAAATCGCCGCCATTGCCGCGGGGGCGCTGTTCGCGCTCGCCGCCACCTCTTCCGCCTGCGCCCAGGCCTGGCCCGAGAAGCCCGTCACCCTGATCATGCCCTTCCCCGCGGGCGGTCCCAGCGACGCGCTGGGGCGGGCCGTGGCGGCCAAGCTGGGGCCGCGGCTGGGCGTCTCGGTCGTGGTCGAGAACGTGGGCGGCGCCGGCGGCTCGATCGGCATGCAGAAGCTGGCCCGCGCCGCCGCCGACGGCTATACCATAGGCTTCGGCACCATAGGCACGCATGCGGCCAACATGATCATGTATCGCAAGCCGCTGTACGACGCACGCAAGGATTTCGAACCCCTGGGCCAGGTCGGGTCGGCGCCGTTGCTGCTGCTGGTCAGGCAGAGCCTGCCGGTCAACGATTTCCCGCAGTTCGCCGACTACCTCCAGGCCCACAAGGCCACGATGTCGTACGGCAGCGCGGGCGTGGGCTCGATCGCGCACCTGGCCTGCCTGCTGCTGCTGAGCGACATGAAGGCCGAGGTCATGCACGTGCCCTACAAGGGCGTGGCGCCCGCCATGACCGGACTGATGGGCGGCGAGACCGACTTCATGTGCGACCAGACCACCACCTCGCTGGCTCAAGCGGCCAGCGGACGCGTGCGGGCCGTGGCCGTGCTGACGCGCGAGCCCTTCCCCGGCCTGCCCAAGGTCGCCACGGCGCAAAGCAGCGGCAGGACCGCCATCGACTTCCGCTCGTGGAACGCGCTGTTCGCGCCGCGCGGCACGCCGCCCGCCATCGTCGACAAGCTCAACGCCGCCATCAACGACGCCCTGGCCGACCCCGCGCTGGTCAAGCAGATGCGCGACGTAGGCGTGGAGTTCCCCGCCCGCGCCGACAATACGCCTGGCCGCCTCGCCCGGCTGGTGGACAGCGAGATCTCCCGCCTGCGCCCCATACTCGAGGCCAAGAACGTCTATATCGATTGA
- a CDS encoding HAD family hydrolase produces MTRQYDFVLFDLLTALLDSWTLWNSAAGGEEAGRAWRAAYLKRTYACGAYRPYETLVREAAAETGLPLAAADALEERWAELAPWDGVATVLESLRGTHRLGVVTNCSERLGRLAAGLLDVSMDVVVTSERAGYYKPDPRPYRLALQELGAQPGNTLFVAGSGYDLFGTSAVGMDTFWHNRVGLALPEGAPAARQEARGILPVLELANSPRRG; encoded by the coding sequence ATGACACGCCAATACGATTTCGTCCTGTTCGACCTGCTGACCGCGCTGCTCGACTCCTGGACCCTGTGGAACAGCGCGGCCGGCGGCGAGGAAGCGGGCCGTGCCTGGCGCGCCGCCTACCTGAAGCGAACCTATGCCTGCGGCGCCTACCGGCCGTACGAGACCCTGGTGCGGGAAGCCGCGGCCGAGACCGGCCTGCCGCTGGCCGCCGCCGACGCGCTCGAGGAACGCTGGGCCGAACTCGCCCCCTGGGACGGCGTGGCGACGGTGCTGGAAAGCCTGCGCGGCACGCACCGGCTGGGCGTGGTCACCAATTGCTCGGAGCGGCTGGGCCGACTGGCCGCCGGCCTCCTGGACGTCTCCATGGACGTGGTCGTGACCTCCGAACGGGCCGGCTACTACAAGCCCGACCCCCGCCCCTATCGCCTGGCCCTGCAGGAACTGGGCGCCCAGCCCGGCAACACGCTGTTCGTGGCCGGATCCGGCTACGACCTGTTCGGCACCTCGGCCGTCGGCATGGACACCTTCTGGCACAACCGCGTGGGCCTGGCGCTACCCGAGGGCGCGCCGGCCGCGCGCCAGGAAGCGCGCGGCATCCTGCCGGTGCTGGAACTCGCCAACAGCCCCCGGCGCGGCTGA
- a CDS encoding LysR family transcriptional regulator — protein sequence MKLDIDDLRFILALDRVGSLAALAREENVTPPAVTKRLGQLEARLGVRLAMRTTRRLQLTHEGHLLAQHATGVIERMQAIEEALQQRSQVVAGKLKVHGPFGFGRQHLAPLLDAFRAGHPQVEVQLFLSDNLMLPSQPVHGRDAFDVLVSIGEIPDSRWVAHRLAPNRRVLCAAPAYLRGAPAIESPADLARHACLVLRENDEDVTLWRFTQREGRGEPRLHTVRVHPAMESNDGEVIRQWCLAGRGIMVRSEWDVAAAVADGSLVALLPRHRLPDADVTALVPQSRIASARARLFVDMLKKAFRPRPPWRPA from the coding sequence ATGAAGCTGGACATCGACGACCTGCGCTTCATCCTGGCGCTGGACCGGGTAGGCAGCCTGGCCGCCCTGGCGCGCGAGGAAAACGTCACCCCGCCCGCGGTCACCAAGCGCCTCGGCCAGCTCGAGGCGCGGCTGGGCGTGCGCCTGGCGATGCGCACCACGCGCCGCCTGCAGCTGACGCACGAGGGGCACCTGCTGGCCCAGCACGCCACCGGGGTCATCGAGCGCATGCAGGCCATCGAGGAAGCCTTGCAGCAGCGCAGCCAGGTGGTGGCGGGCAAGCTGAAGGTGCACGGCCCGTTCGGCTTCGGCCGCCAGCACCTCGCGCCGCTGCTGGACGCGTTTCGCGCCGGCCATCCGCAGGTCGAGGTCCAGCTCTTCCTGTCCGACAACCTCATGCTGCCCAGCCAGCCCGTGCATGGACGCGATGCCTTCGACGTGCTGGTCAGCATCGGCGAGATACCCGACTCGCGCTGGGTGGCGCACCGGCTGGCGCCCAACCGGCGCGTGCTGTGCGCCGCGCCGGCCTATCTGCGCGGCGCGCCCGCCATCGAAAGCCCCGCCGACCTGGCGCGGCACGCCTGCCTGGTGCTGCGCGAGAACGACGAGGACGTGACGCTGTGGCGCTTCACGCAGCGTGAAGGAAGGGGCGAGCCCCGCCTGCATACGGTGCGCGTGCATCCCGCCATGGAAAGCAACGACGGCGAGGTCATCCGCCAGTGGTGCCTGGCCGGCCGCGGCATCATGGTGCGCTCGGAATGGGACGTGGCCGCCGCCGTGGCCGATGGATCGCTGGTGGCGCTGCTGCCGCGCCACCGGCTGCCCGACGCCGACGTGACGGCGCTGGTGCCGCAGTCGCGCATCGCCTCGGCGCGCGCCCGGCTGTTCGTCGACATGCTGAAGAAGGCCTTCCGGCCCCGGCCGCCGTGGCGTCCGGCATGA
- a CDS encoding MarR family winged helix-turn-helix transcriptional regulator has protein sequence MSDEGATSRQMALLVAVHQMPGASQSQVAQAIGLDLNTCSDLVARTTAKGYLVRRRSETDRRTFCLDLTEIGREVMAASVAVAPRYQARLAERLDKGEREQLTALLRKMLGFDE, from the coding sequence ATGTCCGACGAGGGCGCGACGTCGCGCCAGATGGCGCTGCTGGTGGCCGTCCACCAGATGCCGGGCGCCTCGCAAAGCCAGGTCGCGCAGGCCATCGGGCTGGACCTGAACACATGTAGCGATCTCGTGGCGCGCACGACCGCCAAGGGCTACCTGGTCCGCCGCCGCTCGGAAACCGACCGGCGGACCTTCTGCCTGGACCTGACGGAAATCGGCCGCGAGGTCATGGCGGCCTCGGTCGCCGTCGCGCCCCGGTACCAGGCCCGGCTGGCCGAGCGGCTGGACAAGGGCGAGCGCGAGCAGCTCACCGCCCTGTTGCGCAAGATGCTGGGTTTCGACGAATAG
- a CDS encoding tripartite tricarboxylate transporter substrate-binding protein, whose translation MTSLRVVRHLLAATLLALPCAVPAAAPAVPGPVRILVGFPAGGTIDVVARLVAEQMQGDLGVPVVVETLAGAGGQLAAQALKRAAPDGRTLMVAPDHTAVIVPLTVAKPGFDSRTDFAPVGMVADYAGALAVSQASGIKDLRDLMRHVQAHPSAGGVGVSAPGSKPQFQLDALARLQKLPLSAVPYRGSVPMVQDLAGGHIAAGITALGDFLEFHRAGKLRVIAVTGERRSGLLPEVPTAAESGYPLRLDFWVGLFAPAGTPQPLVARFNAALNQALDVPKVRERMAAVVFDPRPGPPSALRQRIASELEQWEPIIAASGWVRQ comes from the coding sequence ATGACATCGCTGCGCGTAGTGCGTCACCTGCTTGCCGCCACCCTGCTGGCGCTGCCCTGCGCCGTTCCGGCCGCCGCGCCGGCGGTGCCGGGGCCGGTCAGGATACTGGTCGGCTTTCCCGCCGGCGGCACCATCGATGTGGTCGCGCGGCTGGTGGCCGAGCAGATGCAGGGCGACCTGGGCGTGCCCGTGGTGGTCGAGACCCTGGCCGGCGCGGGCGGACAACTGGCGGCCCAGGCGCTCAAGCGCGCCGCGCCGGACGGCCGTACGCTGATGGTCGCGCCCGACCATACCGCCGTCATCGTGCCGCTGACCGTGGCTAAGCCCGGCTTCGACAGCCGGACGGACTTCGCGCCGGTCGGCATGGTGGCCGACTACGCGGGGGCGCTGGCCGTCAGCCAAGCGAGCGGTATCAAGGACCTGCGCGACCTGATGCGCCACGTGCAGGCGCATCCGTCGGCCGGCGGCGTGGGCGTTTCAGCCCCGGGAAGCAAGCCGCAGTTCCAGCTGGACGCGCTGGCCAGGTTGCAAAAGCTGCCCTTGTCGGCGGTGCCCTATCGCGGTTCGGTGCCCATGGTGCAGGACCTGGCCGGGGGACACATCGCGGCGGGCATCACGGCACTGGGCGATTTCCTGGAGTTCCATCGCGCCGGCAAGCTGCGCGTGATCGCCGTGACGGGCGAGCGTCGCTCCGGCCTGCTGCCCGAGGTGCCCACGGCGGCCGAGTCGGGCTATCCGCTGCGGCTGGATTTCTGGGTGGGCCTGTTCGCGCCGGCAGGAACGCCGCAACCGCTGGTCGCCCGCTTCAATGCCGCGCTGAACCAGGCGCTGGACGTGCCCAAGGTGCGCGAGCGCATGGCGGCGGTGGTGTTCGATCCCCGGCCCGGCCCGCCGTCGGCCTTGCGGCAGCGCATCGCCTCGGAGCTGGAGCAGTGGGAGCCCATCATTGCCGCCTCGGGTTGGGTCAGGCAATGA